GGTTTGAGCATATCTAGTACTGGCTCTTCTGTTTTGCCTATTCCGCAATGCTCATTACAATTACACCAAGTGTTGCATGTTCCTAAGCTATCTCAGCATCTACTGTCAGTTTATAGACTGTGTAAAGATAATCATTGTCGATTTATTTGTGATGACTTTGGTTTTTGGATTCAGGACAAATTCACGGGGAATGTCCTCCTCAAGGGACTGTGTAGTCACGGTTTATATCCTAttcctttttctatttcttctaGTTCCCACACACATTTTCAACTTACCTCTGCTTCCTATCATAAACAATCTTGCTATCTTGGTCAACAGGTTCAAACAGGTCTTTGGCACAAGAGATTTGGTCATCCCTCTAATAGCATCACGTCCACTCTTCTCACTCAGTCTCAGATTCCCTTCACTTCAGATCCTACCACGTCAGTTTGCACCACTTGTTTAGAGGGCAAAATTACCAAGCTTCCTTTTCCATATCCAGCAGTTAAGTCACTTCACCCTTTAAAAATCATacatagtgatgtttggggtcctgcACCTGTAATGTCTATTGATGGCTTTAGATATTATGTTAGTTTTGTTGATGAATGTACACGGTATACTTGGATTTTTCCCATGATCAATAAAGGAGAGGTTTATTCTATTTTTGTCCATTTCCATACATTTTTAGTTGCTCAATTTTCTGCCACACTTCGGGTCTTTCAAAGTGATGGAGGTGGTGAATATATTAGCACCAACTTCAAAAACTATCTTCTTACCAAGGGCATTGTTCATCAAATGTCATGTCCCTATACCCTTGAACAAAATGGTCTCGCTGAAAGAAAGCATCGCCATATTGTGGAAACTGTCATCACTTTGTTACAAACTGCCCATCTACCTCTTAAATTTTGGTTTCATGCTTGTGCTACTTCCATCTACTTGATTAATAGATTTCCTTGTAAAATTCTCCAGCTGCAATCTCGTTTTTTCTTGCTGTATGGTTCCTCTCCTGTCATCCATCACTTGCGTGTCTTTGGTTGTGCTTGTTTCCCTTTACTTCGGCCTTATAACACTCATAAACTACAGCCTAAAACTTCCACATGCATCTTTTTGGGCTATGTCAGCCAATATAAAGGttacatttgtttttctcttcataACAATCGCATCTTTGTCTCTCGTCATGTACTCTTTGATGAATCAGTgtttccttatatttttgtgCCTCTGCCAGCAGTATCTCCCTCTCTGCATATGCATGTTGTCTCTCCTTCTTCCCCATCTATCTCTCTTACTAACTCTGTTTTGCCTCTTGTTTCTCCTCATTCTGCATCATTACCTTCTTTGTCCACTGGTATGTCTTCACAGCCCTCATTTGACTTGCACTCCCCTGCCCTTTCTCCTCTTCCCTTGGATCCAAATTTCTACCCTGAGCGATTGTGTGTCGTTCTGCCTCTCTCCCCTATTAATATTCATCCCATGACTACAAGGTCTAAGAATGgcatttccaagaaaaaaaggcaTATTCTGCCACTGTTCAGTCTCTTGATCTTTCACAGGTTGAACCTCGATCATTCAAAATTGCTTCTGCCACTATTGCATGGCAATCAACCATGCAGGAAGAAATTGAGGCCCTTCATGCCCAAGGTACTTGGGACCTTGTTGCTTTGCCACCTGACAGAAATCTTGTTGGCTGTAAATGGGTCTACCGGCTGAAGAAGCATGCTGATGGTTCTATTGCTCGCCATAAGGCTCGGTTAGTGGCTAAGGGGTTTAGTCAAGAGGAGGGTATTGACTATGGAGAAACCTTCAGCCCTGTGGTGAAACCCACCACTGTTCACTTAGTTCTTGCCCTTGCAGCTCACTTTCATTGGTCCTTGCGGCAGCTTGATGTGAAGAATGCATTCTTGCATGGCATTCTTCATGAGGAGGTTTATATGACACAACCTCAGGGCTTTGTTAGTAAGGCTCATCCCTCTGATTTTGTTTGCCGACTGAGGAAGTCTTTGTATGGTCTTAAGCAGGCTCCTCGTGCCTAGAATGAGCGCTTCACAAGTTTTTTACCCAGCTTGGGGTTTCAAGCATCTCTTGCTGATTCCTCTTTATTTGTTCAGCACTCTTCTCATGGCACTCTGCTCTTACTCCTCTATGTTGACGATATCATTCTAATTGGCAGCCATTCCTCCCTTTTTTCATCTGTTATTACCGCTCTGTCTCAAGAATTTGACCTCACAGATTTGGGTCCCTTGCATCATTTTTTGGAGCTGCAGATTTCCTATCTGCCTACTGGATTATTTGTATCTCAAACCAGCTATGTCACTGACTTACTTGCCAGGGTTGATTTGCAGAATTCCAAGTCTTATGCTACTCCTTGTCTTCCTCATCATCACTTGCTCAAGGATGATGGCCAGCCTTATTCTAATCCGCAGCAATACAGGAGCATTATGGGAGCCTTGCAGTATCTCACTTTCACCAGGCCTGATATTGCCTTTTCGGTGAATCAAGCTTGCCAGTTCATGCATAATCCAATGGTTTCTCATGTTGTCGccgtcaaacgtattttacgaTATCTCAAAGGTACCCTACATCTTGGCCTTCACTTTCGTCCTGGTCCTCTTCATTTGCAGGCCTACAGTGACGCCGACTCGGCTGGAGATCCTAATGACCATCAGTCTGTCTCTGGTTCTCTTGAGTATTTTGGTTCCAGTCCTATTTCTTGGGCTTCTAAGAAACAACATATTGTTTCTCATCCGTCTACGGAGGCTGAATATCGCACTCTCGCAATCACTGCTGCTGAACTTGCCTGGATTCGTCAGCTCCTATGTGACATTCATATTCCTTTACTTCTTCCACCTTTAATTCATTGTGATAATATTTCTGCTATCTCCCTTGCTTCCAATCTAGTGTTCCATTCCAGGATGAAGCATCTtcagattgattatcattttgtgaGAGAGCGGGTTATCATGGGTGATTTACTAGTTCAACATGTCTCCTCTTGTGATCAGTTTGCTGATATCCTCACCAAAGGCCTTTCCATTTCTCTATTTCAGCATCATTGTTCCAATCTCATGTTTGGTTCCTCCCAGCCTGTGATTGAGGGAGCATGTAAAGATATCAACGATCCTAATGCTGCCAAGTGTTAAAAGATTAGCAATTAATATTGTTACAAAGTTGTTAGCATTATTTGTTAAAGGAGAATCTGTTAGCATGCATATTTCTCCGTATAGTATCTTCCTATGCTGCATATATAAATAGAGAATAATGAATGTAATAGttaagtaaaaacaaatatacaaaaGTGCTAGAATTCGTCTTCTGCTTCTATACTAACAGTTTGATTCTCTGTTCTTCTTCCTTTATACTCTTTGCTCTTCTTCATTTCTATTACATTTCTATAT
This genomic interval from Populus alba chromosome 1, ASM523922v2, whole genome shotgun sequence contains the following:
- the LOC140954662 gene encoding uncharacterized protein — its product is MVTSSQLHIIQSPITSLLPAISTAITVKLDDTNYLIWQFQMKILLESHGILGFVDGTRKCPSRFDTDSDIEGVESDDHQIWKMHDRALMQLLIATFSSTTISYIIGCISSQDMWIQLQDRFSTVTKARIFQMKSELQTIKKGSEPVSQYLQKIKDVRDHLSAVGVYFEDEDIVILDLNGLSSDYNTFRCMVRGRDNVLSLKDFWSQLLAEEAAIEQTHSSSSFVSAMHVQNQVSQGKALVLDEGNSNPLSSTFKLAPTSQFSSGFHGGFNDYPSGFNGHNTGGYFHHRGSQFRGRGRGRHTFPSGQRYYPAQHIPAPPSSNPGILGSGIDITTCQICGNFSYQGHPPSNNLSAMVATFPPPPPPEPFWVADTGATTHMTSDFSQLQEATPYSGPNAITIAGGSGLSISSTGSSVLPIPQCSLQLHQVLHVPKLSQHLLTNSRGMSSSRDCVVTVQTGLWHKRFGHPSNSITSTLLTQSQIPFTSDPTTSVCTTCLEGKITKLPFPYPAVKSLHPLKIIHSDVWGPAPVEPRSFKIASATIAWQSTMQEEIEALHAQGTWDLVALPPDRNLVGCKWVYRLKKHADGSIARHKARLVAKGFSQEEGIDYGETFSPVVKPTTVHLVLALAAHFHWSLRQLDVKNAFLHGILHEEVYMTQPQGFVSKAHPSDFVCRLRKSLYGLKQHSSHGTLLLLLYVDDIILIGSHSSLFSSVITALSQEFDLTDLGPLHHFLELQISYLPTGLFVSQTSYVTDLLARVDLQNSKSYATPCLPHHHLLKDDGQPYSNPQQYRSIMGALQYLTFTRPDIAFSVNQACQFMHNPMVSHVVAVKRILRYLKGTLHLGLHFRPGPLHLQAYSDADSAGDPNDHQSVSGSLEYFGSSPISWASKKQHIVSHPSTEAEYRTLAITAAELAWIRQLLCDIHIPLLLPPLIHCDNISAISLASNLVFHSRMKHLQIDYHFVRERVIMGDLLVQHVSSCDQFADILTKGLSISLFQHHCSNLMFGSSQPVIEGACKDINDPNAAKC